A section of the Ogataea parapolymorpha DL-1 chromosome II, whole genome shotgun sequence genome encodes:
- a CDS encoding Cop9 signalosome complex subunit 11 has translation MYVDLYLDKYEKGPLYVKRLAYICQEFPISTDVVHKLLDMIVDPRSPYKYFKDTPRLLRITGNEVYLQRYNELQVTTNSKPNFDDELLKLAKLEPTQANFERIVDLLHLRTVHTLMTTASSDNVGDNSGFYYNLGSEFSAMFRKRSFRELQKLIVYKAYDGNLASSTVFLRRKLQQVLEYERDDESDEDDRMDSDEYNLDKEEAIAYWTCRWYLLYALFLSNNYQAVVEEYFQLTKEPAIAGYTASDVLANEYSNELIFKEYLLRTVCFSVLVAEKMQNLETRWTEMIRESFASDPPLRKLIKLYTGCRFSDLKNVLTEFQSEFDYDEQLSHSYRLWKRTFEYKICVFYLSLVKKVTFDHLEAVLGTTSEEITKLISLFKLRVKIDQKNNLVEFQDTDSYIDLDKQIQSLNDATVAEMRALEVNRMVKEAFD, from the coding sequence ATGTATGTGGATCTTTATCTTGACAAATACGAAAAAGGTCCGCTGTACGTGAAACGATTGGCGTACATATGCCAGGAATTCCCCATCTCTACCGATGTGGTTCACAAATTGCTGGACATGATAGTGGACCCAAGATCTCCTTACAAGTATTTTAAGGATACTCCCCGTTTGCTGAGGATCACTGGCAACGAGGTGTACTTGCAACGCTACAACGAACTGCAGGTAACAACCAACTCGAAGCCGAATTTCGATgatgagctgctcaaacttgccaaactgGAGCCTACACAAGCCAATTTCGAACGCATAGTCGATCTCTTGCATCTGCGCACGGTGCACACGCTCATGACTACGGCGTCGAGCGATAACGTTGGTGATAACTCGGGTTTTTACTATAATTTGGGTTCAGAGTTCTCGGCCATGTTTCGAAAACGCTCGTTCAGAGAAttgcagaagctgattgTCTACAAGGCCTACGACGGCAATCTGGCGTCGTCCACGGTATTCCTGCGGCGGAAATTGCAACAGGTTTTGGAATACGAGCGTGACGACGAAAGTGATGAGGATGATAGAATGGACTCTGACGAGTACAATCTAGATAAAGAGGAGGCCATTGCATACTGGACTTGTCGATGGTACCTCCTCTATGCACTTTTCTTGAGCAATAACTACCAGGCAGTGGTTGAAGAGTACTTTCAGCTCACAAAAGAGCCAGCTATTGCCGGTTATACTGCTTCGGACGTGCTAGCGAACGAGTACAGCAATGAGCTCATTTTCAAAGAGTATCTGCTGCGTACTGTGTGTTTCTCCGTCTTGGTGGCAGAGAAAATGCAAAACTTGGAGACCAGGTGGACCGAAATGATCAGAGAATCTTTTGCCTCGGATCCACCATTGCGAAAGCTCATAAAGCTCTACACTGGTTGCCGATTTTCtgatctgaaaaatgtcCTCACGGAGTTTCAGTCGGAGttcgactacgacgagcAGCTTTCGCATAGCTATAGGCTCTGGAAACGGACTTTTGAGTACAAAATATGCGTATTCTATCTGTCACTGGTTAAAAAAGTGACTTTTGATCATCTGGAAGCAGTTTTGGGAACCACAAGCGAGGAAATCACGAAGCTGATCAGTCTGTTCAAGCTACGAGTCAAGATTGATCAGAAAAACAACCTTGTCGAGTTCCAGGACACAGATAGCTACATTGACCTGGATAAACAAATTCAGTCATTGAACGATGCAACTGTGGCCGAAATGAGAGCGCTGGAAGTCAATAGGATGGTTAAAGAGGCGTTTGATTGA
- a CDS encoding Intermediate cleaving peptidase 55: MFRFPRALFRRYASFQAGQPIHETRPHLVRAGELTTGISAMEYFNRRYRLAEQMPAKSLAIIPGNTVKYASGAVFYNFQQNNDLFYLTGWLEPDSVCVLEKPTEDPDSLVFHMVVPPKDENSELWEGARTGVDGVREIFNADNATDNRNLHNYLRTLLKDYKNVLYDFEDSKKSIFSRVFSSTDKQATNRESIESLLRSQNCHVYSLKNYLTELRAIKSNAELRVMRMAGKISGRAYNQAYAKRFKTEKGLHAFLEYRFISGGCDKSAYIPVVAGGSNALCIHYTRNDQVFKGDELVLVDAAGSLGGYCADISRTWPVSGKFSSAQAELYQAVLNVEQKCIQLCTQKQGYSLRDIHDESVRIMTSELRNCGFHGLTSYEVMRHLYPHYIGHNLGLDVHDVPSQSRAVPLVKGQVVTIEPGVYVPDDSRWPKHYRGMGIRIEDDIAVGEDNYVVLTAEAAKEIIDIETVAERGVTTKLEDEVVDVWSCT, translated from the coding sequence atgTTTCGATTTCCAAGAGCTTTGTTCCGTCGCTATGCCAGTTTCCAGGCCGGACAGCCGATCCACGAAACCAGACCACATCTGGTTCGCGCAGGCGAGCTCACAACCGGCATCAGTGCAATGGAGTACTTCAATAGACGGTACAGACTTGCTGAACAGATGCCTGCCAAGTCTCTGGCCATTATTCCAGGTAACACAGTCAAATACGCCTCAGGGGCAGTTTTCTATAACTTTCAGCAGAATAACGACTTGTTCTATCTTACAGGATGGCTAGAACCGGACTCAGTCTGCGTCTTGGAGAAACCCACCGAGGATCCGGACTCGTTGGTCTTCCATATGGTGGTCCCGCCAAAGGACGAAAACTCTGAGTTATGGGAAGGCGCCCGCACGGGTGTTGACGGAGTGCGGGAAATTTTCAATGCAGACAATGCCACTGATAACCGCAACTTGCATAACTATCTGCGCACGCTGTTGAAAGACTACAAAAACGTGCTATATGATTTCGAAGACTCTAAGAAGTCGATTTTCAGTCGCGTTTTCAGCTCTACAGACAAACAAGCGACAAACCGCGAGTCGATCGAGTCGCTTTTGCGCAGCCAGAATTGTCATGTCTACTCATTGAAGAACTACTTGACTGAGTTAAGAGCTATAAAGTCCAACGCAGAATTGCGTGTTATGCGAATGGCTGGTAAGATATCCGGTAGAGCATATAACCAAGCGTATGCTAAACGGTTCAAGACAGAGAAAGGTCTCCATGCATTTTTGGAGTACCGCTTTATCTCTGGAGGTTGTGACAAAAGCGCCTATATCCCTGTGGTGGCAGGCGGTTCAAATGCCCTGTGTATCCATTACACAAGAAATGACCAGGTTTTCAAGGGGGACGAGCTCGTTCTTGTGgacgctgctggatcgTTGGGTGGATACTGTGCAGACATCTCCCGTACCTGGCCTGTCAGTGGCAAGTTCAGTTCTGCGCAGGCCGAGTTATACCAGGCTGTTTTGAACGTTGAACAAAAATGTATTCAGCTGTGCACACAGAAACAAGGCTATTCCCTCAGAGACATACACGATGAGAGCGTTCGTATCATGACAAGTGAGCTGCGCAACTGTGGATTCCACGGGCTCACCAGTTATGAGGTGATGCGTCATTTGTATCCGCATTATATTGGCCATAACCTGGGTCTAGACGTCCACGACGTGCCATCACAGTCTCGGGCCGTGCCTTTGGTAAAGGGTCAGGTCGTCACCATAGAACCCGGTGTCTATGTTCCAGACGATTCGAGATGGCCTAAACATTATCGTGGAATGGGAATCAGAATTGAAGACGACATTGCTGTTGGAGAAGATAACTATGTGGTCTTAACAGCAGAGGCAGCAAAAGAAATTATAGACATTGAAACGGTAGCCGAACGAGGCGTGACCACCAAACTCGAGGAtgaagttgttgatgtttgGAGCTGTACATAG
- a CDS encoding Ribosome biogenesis protein ERB1: MSKTKTQPVRERKRELETADESSSEDELQVEGLLDGAESEEESESEQFESADEDHDQDSDSDSDAEFNRILAEGSSGEDEDEDEPKEPSITDRLSGIKIRTLSSSSSTNGEVRTKFSDGRERILRPEIDPVYDSDDSDREEANTIGNVPLSAYDEYPHIGYDINGKRIMRPAQGSALDQLLESIDLPEGWTGLLDKETGNSLNISAEELELIRKIERNENPDESVNPYEPTIEWFTSKTETMPLTAVPEPKRRFVPSKHEAKRIMKIVKAIREGRIVPPHLKKQQEEEDELNFDLWGGDIDNTQDHVMTLRAPKLPPPTNEESYNPPEEYLLSEEERKRWEETDPSERERNFLPQKYGALRKVPGYQESVRERFERCLDLYLAPRVRKQKLNIDPESLIPELPSPKDLKPFPVRTSTVYEGHTGRVRALSVHPSGNWLATGADDGTVRVWEVLTGRQLFEYAIVEDDEDHVEALEWNPKPDVALLAVTCGTSVFLLVPPVFGFELENRSKLLVEDGWGYAKTGHDTVEGEDGESSGKSAAAVWHKPSEEQYAHGVCAVVRTSRGGSAAGTFKRVSWHRRGDYFVTVSPEGGNKTSVLIHQLSRHATQSPFRKSKGIVMDAKFHPSKPVLVVMSQRYIRIYNLQQQQLEKKLLPGARWLSCLDIHPRGGDHILAGSYDKRVLWHDLDLSATPYKTLRYHEKAVRAVAYHKGGYPLFCSASDDGSVHVFHGTVYDDLMSNPLLVPLKKLTGHKVVNSLGVLNVCWHPAQPWLFTAGADHTARLWTD; encoded by the coding sequence ATGTCTAAAACCAAAACGCAACCTGTGCGCGAGCGCAAGCGTGAGCTCGAGACGGCCGACGAGTCGTCTTCAGAGGATGAATTACAGGTGGAAGGCCTTTTGGATGGGGCCGAGAGTGAGGAGGAAAGCGAAAGTGAGCAATTCGAGAGTGCTGATGAGGACCACGACCAGGACTCAgactcggactcggacGCAGAGTTTAACAGAATTTTGGCCGAAGGTTCGAGTGGcgaagatgaggacgaggacgagccaaaGGAGCCGTCGATCACAGACAGATTATCGGGGATCAAGATTCGGAcgctgagctcgtcgagctcgacaaatGGAGAGGTGCGAACCAAGTTTTCTGACGGCCGTGAGCGGATCCTGAGGCCCGAGATTGACCCGGTCTACGACTCGGACGACTCAGACAGAGAGGAGGCAAACACGATTGGAAACGTGCCGCTTTCTGCGTATGACGAGTATCCGCACATTGGCTACGACATCAACGGAAAGAGAATCATGCGGCCTGCTCAGGGCTCTGCTCTAGACCAGCTGTTGGAGAGCATTGATCTACCAGAGGGCTGGACCGGTTTATTGGATAAGGAGACGGGAAACTCGCTGAATATCAGcgccgaggagctggagctgatcagaaAAATCGAGCGCAACGAGAACCCGGACGAAAGCGTGAACCCGTACGAGCCAACAATCGAGTGGTTCACGAGTAAGACAGAGACGATGCCGCTGACGGCTGTGCCCGAGCCAAAAAGACGGTTTGTTCCATCGAAACACGAGGCCAAGCGGATCATGAAGATCGTCAAGGCCATCAGAGAGGGCCGCATTGTGCCACCGCATCTTAAGAAGCAgcaggaagaggaggacgagctgaactTTGATCTCTGGGGCGGGGACATCGACAACACCCAGGACCACGTCATGACACTACGTGCGCCAAAACTGCCTCCGCCAACCAACGAGGAGAGCTACAACCCGCCTGAGGAGTACCTgctgagcgaggaggagcgcAAACGGTGGGAGGAGACGGACCCTAGCGAACGCGAGCGGAATTTCCTGCCGCAGAAATACGGTGCTCTGCGCAAAGTGCCTGGCTACCAGGAAAGCGTGCGGGAGCGGTTTGAGCGGTGTCTGGACCTGTATCTGGCTCCGCGTGTGCGGAAGCAGAAGCTGAATATTGACCCAGAGTCTCTGATCCCAGAGCTGCCCTCGCCAAAGGACCTGAAACCGTTCCCTGTGCGCACGTCGACCGTCTACGAGGGCCACACCGGCCGCGTCCGCGCGCTCTCCGTGCACCCTAGCGGCAACTGGCTGGCCACGGGTGCCGACGACGGCACCGTGCGAGTGTGGGAGGTGCTGACAGGCAGACAACTGTTCGAGTACGCCATAgttgaggacgacgaggaccaCGTCGAGGCGCTCGAGTGGAACCCAAAGCCCGACGTTGCGCTGCTCGCGGTCACGTGCGGAACGTCGGTTTTCCTGCTGGTGCCTCCAGTCTTTGGctttgagctcgaaaacaGGTCCAAGCTGCTCGTTGAGGACGGCTGGGGATACGCCAAGACGGGCCACGACACTGTAGAGGGCGAGGACGGCGAGAGTTCGGGCAAGTCTGCCGCTGCCGTGTGGCACAAGCCGAGCGAGGAGCAGTATGCGCACGGTGTTTGCGCCGTGGTGCGCACTTCTAGGGGCGGCTCTGCTGCTGGCACGTTCAAAAGAGTCTCGTGGCACCGTCGCGGCGACTATTTCGTCACTGTCTCACCCGAAGGAGGCAACAAGACGTCGGTTTTGATCCACCAGCTGTCCCGCCACGCGACCCAGTCGCCGTTCAGAAAAAGCAAGGGAATCGTTATGGACGCCAAGTTCCACCCGTCCAAGCCGGTGTTAGTCGTCATGTCGCAGCGGTACATCAGAATCTACaatttgcagcagcagcagctggagaaaaagctgctgccggGAGCCAGATGGCTCTCATGCCTGGATATCCATCCACGCGGCGGCGACCACATTCTCGCCGGCTCGTACGACAAAAGAGTGCTGTGGCACGACCTCGACCTGAGTGCCACGCCGTACAAAACGTTGCGGTACCACGAAAAGGCCGTCCGGGCAGTGGCCTACCACAAGGGTGGCTACCCGCTGTTCTGCTCTGCCTCAGATGACGGCTCTGTCCACGTGTTCCACGGAACCGTCTACGACGACCTCATGAGCAACCCGTTGCTCGTGCCGCTGAAAAAGCTCACCGGCCACAAGGTGGTCAACAGTTTGGGTGTTCTCAACGTTTGCTGGCAccctgcacagccttggcTTTTCACCGCGGGGGCAGACCACACGGCCCGGCTGTGGACAGACTGA
- a CDS encoding Phosphoglucomutase-2, whose protein sequence is MSFAISEVPTKPFTDQKPGTSGLRKKVKVFQQPNYTENFIQAIFDSIPEGAEGSTLVVGGDGRYYNDHIVQLIAKIGAANKVKKLIIGQNGLLSTPAASRVIRTYGPNGDGKEVTGGIILTASHNPGGPNNDCGIKYNLGNGGPAPESVTNKIYETSLKLKSYKIVKDLPEVDLSTIGTKTYGPLEVEIIDSTAAYVAMIKEIFDLDLIRSFIAKKTPQGFKILFDALNGVTGPYGKAIFVDELGLPESSIQNCVAKPDFGGLHPDPNLTYARTLVDRVDAENIAFGAASDGDGDRNMIYGAGAFVSPGDSVAIIAEYAQSIPYFQKNGVHGLARSMPTSGALDLVAKAKGLNIYEVPTGWKFFCALFDAKKLSICGEESFGTGSDHIREKDGLWAIVAWLNLLAAFERDHPEIEPTIANIQKSFWKKYGRTFFTRYDYEECDSADAAKVISLLQDKVDQGQEFIGSTIGSSGKVIEAANFSYTDLDGSVSSKQGLYVKLDSGLRFVVRLSGTGSSGATIRLYLEKHSEDVSDENLAKSASDFLASDIQSVVKLLKLQEFIGKEEPDVRT, encoded by the coding sequence ATGTCGTTTGCAATTTCAGAAGTTCCTACCAAGCCATTCACTGACCAGAAGCCAGGAACGTCTGGTTTGCGGAAAAAGGTCAaagttttccagcagccaaaCTACACAGAGAACTTCATCCAGGCCATTTTCGACTCCATTCCAGAAGGTGCCGAGGGGTCGACTCTGGTTGTCGGCGGAGACGGAAGATACTACAACGACCACATTGTGCAATTGATTGCCAAGATTGGCGCCGCCAACAAGGTGAAGAAATTGATAATTGGCCAGAACGGTCTTCTGTCGACGCCTGCTGCCTCCCGGGTCATCAGAACGTACGGTCCTAACGGCGACGGCAAGGAGGTGACCGGAGGTATCATTCTGACTGCTTCGCACAACCCTGGAGGACCAAACAACGACTGCGGAATCAAGTATAACCTGGGCAATGGAGGACCAGCTCCGGAGTCCGTCACTAACAAGATCTACGAGACCTCTCTGAAACTGAAGTCCTACAAAATTGTGAAGGACCTGCCGGAGGTGGATTTGTCTACTATTGGAACAAAGACGTACGGGCCATTGGAAGTCGAGATCATTGACTCCACAGCTGCCTATGTGGCTatgatcaaggagattttCGACCTGGACCTCATCAGGTCGTTTATTGCTAAAAAGACCCCTCAAGGCTTCAAGATTCTGTTCGATGCGCTGAATGGAGTCACGGGTCCTTACGGCAAGGCTATAtttgtggacgagttgGGACTGCCCGAATCCTCGATCCAAAACTGCGTTGCTAAGCCAGACTTTGGCGGATTACACCCAGACCCTAATCTGACCTACGCACGGACGCTGGTGGACAGAGTGGACGCTGAAAATATTGCATTTGGTGCTGCTTCTGATGGAGACGGAGATAGGAACATGATTTAcggagctggagcttttgTCTCCCCTGGAGACTCGGTTGCTATCATTGCGGAATACGCACAAAGCATCCCATACTTCCAGAAAAATGGCGTCCACGGTTTGGCGAGATCGATGCCTACCTCTGGAGCACTCGACCTTGttgccaaggccaaggGGTTGAACATCTACGAGGTGCCTACCGGATGGAAGTTTTTCTGTGCGCTTTTCGACGCCAAGAAGTTGTCGATCTGCGGTGAGGAATCTTTCGGTACTGGCTCTGACCACATCAGAGAGAAGGACGGACTGTGGGCCATTGTGGCCTGGCTGAACTTGCTGGCTGCTTTCGAGAGGGATCACCCGGAAATCGAGCCAACTATCGCCAACATCCAGAAATCATTCTGGAAGAAATACGGAAGAACGTTCTTTACAAGATACGATTACGAGGAGTGCGACAGCGCGGATGCAGCAAAGGTGATCAGTCTGTTACAGGATAAGGTCGACCAGGGCCAGGAGTTTATCGGCTCTACTATAGGGAGCTCCGGCAAGGTCATCGAAGCCGCCAACTTCTCGTACACCGACCTGGACGGCTCTGTCTCTAGCAAACAAGGTCTATACGTGAAGCTCGACTCTGGCCTGAGGTTTGTGGTCAGACTATCCGGTACGGGCTCCTCAGGTGCCACGATCAGACTgtatctggagaaacacTCTGAAGACGTGTCTGACGAGAACCTGGCCAAATCTGCCTCCGATTTCCTTGCCTCCGACATCCAGAGCGTTGTCAAGTTGCTCAAGCTGCAGGAGTTCATCGGCAAGGAGGAGCCGGACGTGAGAACCTGA
- a CDS encoding mRNA 3'-end-processing protein RNA15 — MGDSYGGLEPSRVIYIGGIPFDQTEDQILDIARSVGPVVSSKLLFDRETGKSKGYAFIEYQDIETARSAVRNLNNYAIGNRYLKCNFSSEQAVINTMKSQTSSEWAELEKQIPPLPPGMLMANSSMDSLNQQINAALATLDKNRLHNLVKDAKIMSDNHPQLMALLLEKNPQLLFALVQATMILGLSDAEQIKSILVEQKEQKEPDSAPVAEAENPLSSLDADQVQAIRTICAMSEAEIQQVAADQQELYREIQKRYKMYL, encoded by the coding sequence ATGGGTGACAGCTACGGGGGGCTAGAGCCCAGCAGGGTGATATACATCGGGGGCATCCCGTTTGACCAGACAGAGGACCAGATCCTCGACATTGCGCGGTCCGTGGGGCCTGTGGTGTCGTCGAAGCTGCTGTTTGACCGCGAAACAGGGAAATCCAAGGGCTACGCTTTCATCGAGTACCAGGATATAGAAACGGCCAGGTCCGCTGTGCGGAACCTCAACAACTACGCGATCGGGAACAGGTACCTGAAATGCAACTTTTCGAGCGAGCAGGCGGTCATCAACACGATGAAGTCGCAAACGTCAAGCGAATGggccgagctggaaaaacagatccCGCCGCTGCCACCAGGGATGCTCATGGCCAACTCGAGCATGGACAGTCTGAACCAGCAGATCAACGCGGCGCTCGCTACGCTAGATAAAAACAGATTACATAATCTGGTAAAAGATGCGAAAATCATGTCGGACAACCACCCGCAGCTGAtggcgctgctgctcgagaaAAACCCGCAGTTGCTGTTTGCCCTGGTGCAAGCCACGATGATTCTCGGGCTGAGCGACGCGGAACAAATCAAGAGCATATTGGTGGAGCAAAAGGAGCAAAAAGAGCCAGACTCGGCTCCGGTGGCCGAGGCAGAGAACCCGCTCAGTTCATTGGACGCAGACCAGGTGCAGGCTATCCGGACGATTTGTGCGATGAGCGAGGCGGAGATCCAGCAGGTGGCGGCGGATCAACAAGAGCTGTATCGGGAGATCCAGAAGCGGTACAAAATGTATTTGTAG
- a CDS encoding Importin beta-like protein, with protein MDLNLDNLATVLTTASGKQRGAEQQAAEAQLKQWETVPGYHFLLQSVYLNTDHPLQIRWLAIICLKNGVDRYWRSTRVHAISKEEKAEIRRHFFDSLEESNDQLTIQNAHAVARVCRLDFPAEWSTVFEEIAAVLDTATANIVKVHNMLLITNQVLKALASVRIGRARAALQNKVSVVVPHLVRLYHGFFNHWTADGNFDAASMEVGYLCLKNLRRAVVDGYEYPHRDSLVVEFYEVSLQHLQKLLLLHENSQLPLLERYIKAYVKLYANLVNDNVVAFVLMPNSYEIFMTMLSLLESKASDIYNSEENEFWEQLAIKMILVLKRLTAFGFKKGAVMLKQRNDQQEVAAAAKAVTERFFPPQLVQSLVDLLITWYLKLRPADVVSWTLEPEEWVNEELQLSWEYQIRPCAENYFQDLAVCFKPQLSDFILRKIESTLADGAVDVLTKDAVLAVFQLSASAISENCNFDQLFRSYFLPEALKDAPVENKLVKRRVCLIVSEWLSIQCSKETRLEVYRLVLRFLQNTDINDKVVRLTAVQTLQHLVDDWEFRKRDFQPFVSETVAQVLELLRNLEFTESKIFVLKVLSLILERTNPLVSEKELLDIMAMVPAMWDESNNANEMIIKNSLMRVLRDLTAALNSNSSKAHPIVLPLIALCCDDKSDVYTLLCEDGLELWEAVLKHVPASEAAPAELVRLFPLSVKALMNWTEILPTVLKLARSYGILNYQLYETETGLEIFKILGGYLNSMRDDAVYVTSSLLETLFLQVPDPSRSQLVAYLAESGLFFEMVKYLTRESQTPNCEIKMALPLLRLLHAGPVHLLGMLGTVSDSSLAVQLAQLVDSLVNLLKLVYDAKIRKIFVLALLALYAPPIFTQYCAQDPSVDLEYQLLNSEGQTGINLVLSKNFNRVMFLVTHLLEEVNENADGDCEAYHRPSSYDDDDLTLIENEPDENEYAQEFKLPPSAEQLRFNELVFKLDPVHRVSTKQLLKYQMDQLTGIDGYQQLIASVDRETLEQLQMMMNK; from the coding sequence ATGGACCTCAACCTCGATAATTTGGCCACCGTTCTCACCACCGCCTCAGGAAAACAGCGTGGCGCAGAACAGCAGGCCGCCGAGGCTCAATTGAAGCAATGGGAAACCGTTCCGGGATaccattttctgctccagtCTGTGTACCTCAACACAGACCATCCTCTACAAATTCGCTGGCTCGCGATCATTTGTCTCAAGAACGGCGTCGACAGGTACTGGCGGTCGACAAGGGTGCATGCCATATCCAAAGAGGAGAAAGCAGAGATTAGAAGAcactttttcgactcgTTGGAGGAGTCAAACGACCAACTCACTATCCAGAACGCTCATGCCGTTGCGCGTGTTTGCAGACTCGATTTCCCTGCCGAGTGGAGCACCGTGTTTGAGGAGATTGCCGCAGTGCTGGACACGGCCACCGCAAACATCGTAAAAGTGCACAACATGCTGCTCATCACCAACCAGGTCCTCAAGGCTCTTGCCTCGGTTCGGATAGGCAGAGCTCGCGCAGCGCTGCAGAATAAAGTCTCGGTGGTAGTTCCACACCTGGTGCGCCTATATCACGGGTTCTTCAACCACTGGACCGCAGACGGGAATTTCGACGCAGCAAGCATGGAGGTCGGATATCTGTGTCTTAAGAACCTGCGGCGGGCCGTGGTGGACGGGTACGAATACCCTCACCGGGACAGTCTTGTGGTTGAGTTTTACGAGGTGTCGTTACAGcatttgcagaaactgctgctgctccacgAGAATTCGCAGCTGCCGTTGCTAGAAAGATATATTAAGGCGTACGTCAAGCTGTACGCAAACTTGGTGAACGACAACGTTGTTGCGTTTGTCCTGATGCCGAACTCGTACGAGATTTTCATGACGATGCTATCGCTGCTGGAATCGAAGGCCAGCGATATTTACAACAGCGAAGAGAATGAATTTTgggagcagctggccatTAAGATGATCCTTGTGCTGAAAAGACTGACGGCTTTTGGATTTAAAAAAGGCGCTGTGATGCTTAAGCAGAGAAACGACCAGCAGGAGGTGGCTGCGGCAGCCAAAGCCGTGACAGAACGGTTTTTCCCGCCGCAGCTCGTGCAGAGCCTTGTCGACCTGCTGATCACGTGGTATCTAAAATTGCGGCCGGCAGACGTGGTTTCGTGGACGCTGGAGCCCGAGGAGTGGGTCAATgaggagctgcagctcAGCTGGGAGTACCAGATCCGGCCGTGTGCGGAAAATTACTTCCAGGACCTAGCTGTGTGCTTCAAGCCGCAACTGAGCGACTTTATTCTGCGGAAAATCGAGAGCACGCTTGCGGACGGCGCCGTGGACGTTCTGACCAAAGACGCGGTGCTGGCGGTGTTCCAGCTGAGCGCGAGCGCGATCAGCGAAAACTGCAACTTCGACCAGCTTTTCCGCAGCTATTTCCTGCCCGAGGCACTGAAAGACGCTCCCGTCGAGAACAAGCTGGTCAAGCGGCGCGTGTGTCTCATTGTGAGCGAATGGCTGTCGATTCAGTGCTCCAAAGAGACCAGGCTCGAGGTGTACCGGCTGGTTCTGCGGTTTTTGCAAAACACAGACATCAACGACAAAGTGGTTCGTCTGACAGCCGTGCAGACGCTGCAGCATCTCGTGGACGACTGGGAATTCCGCAAGCGCGACTTCCAGCCGTTTGTGTCGGAAACCGTGGCGCAGGtgctcgagctgctccgGAATCTCGAGTTCACCGAGTCCAAGATTTTCGTGCTCAAGGTTCTGTCGCTCATTTTGGAGCGCACCAATCCGCTCGTGtcggaaaaagagctgctcgacATCATGGCGATGGTTCCGGCGATGTGGGATGAATCAAACAACGCGAATGAGATGATCATCAAGAACTCGCTGATGCGGGTGCTCCGCGACCTGACAGCCGcgctcaacagcaacagcagcaaggCGCACCCTATCGTGCTGCCGCTGATCGCGCTGTGCTGCGATGACAAGTCCGACGTGTACACGCTACTGTGCGAGGATGGCCTCGAGCTCTGGGAGGCGGTGCTTAAACACGTACCTGCTTCGGAGGCTGCTCCCGCGGAGCTGGTCAGATTGTTCCCGTTGAGCGTCAAGGCGCTCATGAACTGGACAGAAATCCTGCCTACGGTGCTCAAGCTTGCGCGCTCGTACGGTATCTTGAATTATCAGCTATACGAAACAGAGACCGGGCTCGAGATCTTCAAGATCCTGGGCGGCTACCTCAACTCGATGCGTGACGACGCCGTGTATGTGACGTCGTCGCTGTTGGAgacgctgtttctgcaggtGCCAGACCCGAGCCGGTCGCAATTGGTGGCGTACCTGGCGGAAAGCGGactgtttttcgagatgGTCAAATATCTGACCAGAGAGTCGCAGACACCCAACTGCGAGATCAAAATGgcgctgccgctgctgcgTCTGCTCCACGCGGGCCCCGTCCACCTCCTCGGCATGCTCGGAACCGTGTCGGACTCCAGCCTTGCcgtccagctcgcgcaGCTGGTCGACTCGCTTGTCAAcctgctcaagctggtgtACGACGCGAAAATCAGGAAAATCTTCGTGctggcgctgctggcgctCTATGCGCCGCCCATATTCACACAGTACTGCGCTCAGGACCCCAGCGTAGACCTGGAGtaccagctgctcaattCCGAGGGCCAAACGGGCATAAATTTGGTGCTCTCAAAAAATTTCAACAGAGTCATGTTTCTCGTCACACATCTGCTCGAAGAGGTCAACGAGAACGCGGACGGCGACTGCGAAGCGTACCACAGGCCATCGTCgtacgacgacgacgatctCACGTTGATAGAAAACGAGCCGGACGAAAACGAGTATGCGCAGGAGTTCAAGCTGCCTCCGTCCGCAGAGCAGCTACGCTTCAACGAGCTCGTGTTCAAGCTGGATCCCGTGCACAGAGTCAGcaccaaacagcttctCAAGTACCAGATGGATCAACTGACGGGTATCGACGGGTATCAGCAACTAATTGCGTCGGTGGACAGAGAGActctggaacagctgcagatgatgatgaataaataa